The following proteins are co-located in the Echinicola sp. 20G genome:
- a CDS encoding metal ABC transporter ATP-binding protein yields MIEQINNPVVEVHDLMVSYGQNPVLWNIDLTLPAGNLIGILGPNGAGKSTLIKAIMGLIEANSGYSKIFDQDLNQVRDRVSYVPQRESVDWDFPASALDIVMMGTYHHLGLFKRPGKKEKELAMDCLEKVNMKAFAKRQISELSGGQQQRVFIARALAQQADIYFMDEPFAGVDMSTEKALVGLFQEMTATGKTVIVVHHDIYSAGKYFNWLIMLNMHLIASGPTEKVLTEDLLTKTYGGKLSMLTDIGELIKKSDFNPLKN; encoded by the coding sequence ATGATAGAACAAATAAACAATCCGGTAGTTGAAGTACATGACCTGATGGTCAGTTACGGCCAAAACCCAGTCCTTTGGAATATTGACCTTACTTTGCCAGCAGGAAACCTCATTGGAATTCTTGGTCCCAATGGTGCTGGTAAATCCACTTTGATTAAGGCAATTATGGGATTGATAGAAGCCAATAGCGGATATTCAAAGATTTTTGACCAAGATTTAAACCAGGTTAGAGACCGCGTAAGCTATGTACCACAGCGTGAGTCGGTAGATTGGGACTTCCCTGCTTCTGCTTTGGATATCGTCATGATGGGAACCTACCACCACCTAGGGCTTTTTAAGCGGCCAGGCAAAAAGGAAAAAGAATTGGCTATGGATTGCCTTGAAAAGGTCAATATGAAAGCCTTTGCCAAAAGACAGATCAGTGAGTTGTCCGGTGGTCAACAGCAGCGAGTCTTTATTGCCCGTGCATTGGCCCAACAGGCTGATATCTATTTTATGGATGAACCTTTTGCAGGTGTGGACATGAGTACTGAGAAAGCTTTGGTGGGTTTATTTCAGGAAATGACTGCCACTGGAAAAACCGTGATCGTCGTTCACCATGATATCTATTCTGCAGGGAAGTATTTCAATTGGCTTATTATGCTCAATATGCACCTTATTGCTTCAGGGCCTACAGAAAAAGTCTTGACAGAAGACTTACTGACCAAAACTTATGGAGGCAAACTTTCCATGCTAACAGATATAGGTGAGCTGATCAAGAAAAGTGATTTCAATCCTTTGAAAAACTGA
- a CDS encoding metal ABC transporter solute-binding protein, Zn/Mn family has product MMKTRLVLITTLITILLSSCKFDRKGDQGKFRITATTNIMADGVRALVGDSAIVTPLMAVGVDPHLYKASQRDLDLLFDADLVVYHGLHLEGKMVEVLHKFSRTHEVIDVGALLPPTLLISSPAFANTVDPHIWFDVKLWSLAMEQLKDAILEKKPEWADYVNANWERYQAQLTVLDQYAGDEIKNITNQGQVLITAHDAFSYFGKAYQIDVKGLQGLSTLSEPGLNDVSKLVNFIIERNIKAIFIEQSISPKAIKAVVEGCKRKGHDVILAGPLYTDSLGDPEGPAGTYLGMVKTNVDAIVQNLKSK; this is encoded by the coding sequence GGTATTAATTACTACTCTTATTACCATCCTTCTTTCCTCATGTAAGTTTGACCGCAAAGGAGACCAAGGTAAATTTCGCATTACGGCCACTACCAATATCATGGCTGATGGTGTAAGGGCATTGGTGGGTGACAGTGCCATTGTCACTCCTTTGATGGCCGTGGGTGTTGACCCTCACCTTTACAAAGCCTCCCAACGGGACCTGGATTTACTGTTTGATGCAGACTTGGTCGTTTACCATGGCCTACATCTCGAGGGAAAAATGGTTGAAGTACTGCATAAGTTTAGTAGAACCCATGAGGTCATTGATGTGGGGGCACTCCTCCCTCCCACCCTTTTGATCTCCAGCCCAGCATTTGCCAATACTGTAGATCCCCATATCTGGTTTGATGTAAAACTCTGGAGTTTGGCCATGGAACAATTAAAGGATGCTATCCTTGAAAAAAAACCAGAATGGGCTGATTATGTGAATGCTAATTGGGAAAGGTACCAGGCGCAATTGACCGTATTAGACCAATATGCTGGCGATGAAATCAAAAACATCACCAATCAAGGCCAGGTTCTAATCACGGCCCATGATGCTTTCTCCTACTTTGGAAAGGCCTATCAGATCGATGTCAAAGGACTGCAAGGTCTTTCCACATTGAGTGAACCAGGGTTAAATGATGTGTCCAAGCTGGTGAACTTTATTATTGAGAGGAATATTAAGGCCATTTTCATAGAACAATCCATTTCTCCGAAAGCCATTAAAGCAGTAGTTGAAGGGTGCAAGAGAAAAGGCCATGATGTAATATTGGCCGGGCCACTTTACACTGACAGCCTTGGCGACCCTGAAGGACCAGCAGGAACTTATTTGGGCATGGTAAAAACCAATGTGGATGCCATCGTACAAAACTTGAAATCAAAATGA